CAGATTTGACATTCTTGACCTTAGTCCTTTGGTGCCATTGTTCTTTGTTCATGGGCTTGGGAGAGGTTGGTACCTTTGCAACCAGATCAGGCTCGGAATAACAATATGGTTAGTGGGGTGAGAATACGATGATGGCACAATGTGAAACAACCACGTGTAATTAATTTAAGAACTGAGGACTACTATTGGTGTTGGTTTGCTAATTGGTTAGCCCTTGAGATGACTATTTCCTACTCTCTAAACCATCTTTCTGGTATAATTGAGATCCATACTAATCAAATAGATGAATATGATATAAATAGATTGTAGAATACACTTCTAGTTCAAACTTGAGGCATGGGAATTAAAGCTAAACTCATTGCATCCTTCTTATTTTTAACCATAGAAAATAGATTATTAGTTAAGAAGGTTGACTTCACTTAACATAGGAATGTACCCTGAATAATTATGAACTCTGATTTAGCCCACATTATCAGTTCAGTTTAAATGATAGAGTTTTGTTCTAGGAGTAATCATCTTTAGTCTTGACACAAATAGATTACTACTTCCTTTTAAATGTCATTAAGTATTTGCTTTATGTCCTCATGTAGTGATTAGCCTTATTGATGAATTAACTGTATAGTGATGCTgtagtaaaaaaaaagtgatacaattcttctttttgtttactttgattaattataCAATCTATGGACACATTCTGAGAAATGTGAAAATTTGGTGTCTTATTTCATCAAGCAATCTATGGGCTAACTGGTTCTGTTATGTTACATAAGTCTATAATATATGGAGGCAAGTCATTGTATATAAAGTGTTTTGATTCATAGCATTGTTTCTTGTCTCACTTAAACCTAATAACTTGAAAATAAGGTTGTTTAGAACAAATGGGTTGAGGCATATGGAATAAAGCAAgttcaaaagttagaaaatgaaatatgtcctttcccattttaaaatttaaaaatgtaaagTTTTAATCACCCTTCCTCGCCACAATTGACATCCTTAAAGATTGAACTATTactttaactcaactgctccttTAATTTGATTACTTGTGGTTGCTGGACTATACTACCTTTAAATAGTGTCTCATGAGTTAGGTCTTTTTTGTGACTCCTCtgtaattataattgtttagcAATTTTAAGTATGGCTTCAACTTTTTGAACTTTTGCCTTATATACTTTCACTTATTACCATATAATCTGTTAGTCCAACTTCTTTATGCTTTAAGGACAAATGTCTCATGATTTAATCATACATTAAAGAATCTGAATAGGGTTTACTATTGCATGAACTCAAGTTTATATCTAGAAGCATAGGTGAGTGGCTTGTTGTGTTGATGCTGATAGGAAAGAAACTAATTCCAAAGATATATTGTTGTGTGAGTAAAACACAATGGAGAAGAAGAGAGGACTGATAGAAGAGAATTTTTTATTGACTGAAAAAAAACTGCAATGCAGTcattcttatatataaaaacatagtAAACGTTAAGCTAATATATAGTAACTATCCAACAAGATTTTCTCCTAAAAACTAGGTAACAACCCACGTTTAAACTACTTCCTAAAGACTAGGACAAACAAAACagataagaatttattttctaacaGAACTCTAATTTACTAAACTGAATTATTAAAACTAACACCCTCCCTTAAACTGAAAACTCTCAAGCTTCAGTTTAACTTCAGCTTCTTGAACTCTTCCATTGTGTTGATGCCCATCAACCTCCTCAGCTTTTGGAAAGGGAGATACCTGAGAGGTTTAGTAAAAATGTCCGCCAACTGATCTTCACTTCGGCAGTACTGTAGCTCTACTGTTCCTTCGTTATTGAGATCTCGTAGGAAATAATACTTCACATCAATGTGATTGCTTCTTCCATGTAGAACAGGATTTTTCGATAGCTTAATGGCAGAGTTGTTGTCGCAGAAAATTATAGTTGCTCCTTTTTGTTTGAATCGTAGTTCTTCAAGAATTTTCCTCAACCAAATAGCTTGACAAGCGCAGGCTGTAGCAGCAACAAATTCTGCTTCAGTAGTCGATAAAGTGACAATTTTTTGCTTCCTGGAAGACCATGAAATAGCCCCTGTGCCTAGCACAAAAACATAACCTGAAGTGCTCTTTCTGTCGTCTTGATCATCTGCATAATCGCTGTCAACAAAACCAATCAAATCAGATTTTTCACCCTTCTTGTAGAACAAACCGAAATCCTTAGTTCCTTGTAAGTAGCGAAAGATTCTCTTGGCAGCTAGCAGGTGAATTGCTGTCGGGCTCTCCATATACCTGCTTATAAGACTTACACCATACATGATGTCGGGCCTTGTGGCAGTAAGATACATCAAATTACCTACAATTTGCCTGTAGAGTGTGTTGTCTACCTTAGCTCCTCTTCCAGCGTTGTTTAGCTTCAGGCCAAACTCAACTGGAGTATCGGCGGAATTGCAATTCTTCATCTTGAATCGGTTTAAAATTTCCCGCACATATTTCTTTTGGGAAACAAATATACCATCATCAGATTGCACTACTTcaaaaccaagaaaataatgCATCTTACCAAGATCAGTCATCTCGAATTCATCCATCATAGATTTCTTAAAATCAGAAAACATGGCACTATCATTCCCGGTAAATAtaagatcatcaacatataaacaCACAATGAGCATTTTCCCaaattctccaattttaacaaaaagagAGTGCTCATATGGACATTTCAGGAAACCAACTTTTCAAAAGTAAGCCTCAATGCGACTATACCAAGCTCGTggagcttgttttagtccatagaGAGCCTTTTTCAACTTGTATACCTTATGCTCATCTCCAATTTTAATATAACTAGAAGGTTGTTCAATAAATACCTCTTCCTCCATGTATCCATATAGGAAAGCTGATTTGACATCCAATTGAAAGATTGGCCATGAATTTTGTGCCGCCAAGGCAAGTACCATTCTA
The sequence above is a segment of the Solanum lycopersicum chromosome 10, SLM_r2.1 genome. Coding sequences within it:
- the LOC138338948 gene encoding uncharacterized mitochondrial protein AtMg00810-like, giving the protein MLIVCLYVDDLIFTGNDSAMFSDFKKSMMDEFEMTDLGKMHYFLGFEVVQSDDGIFVSQKKYVREILNRFKMKNCNSADTPVEFGLKLNNAGRGAKVDNTLYRQIVGNLMYLTATRPDIMYGVSLISRYMESPTAIHLLAAKRIFRYLQGTKDFGLFYKKGEKSDLIGFVDSDYADDQDDRKSTSGYVFVLGTGAISWSSRKQKIVTLSTTEAEFVAATACACQAIWLRKILEELRFKQKGATIIFCDNNSAIKLSKNPVLHGRSNHIDVKYYFLRDLNNEGTVELQYCRSEDQLADIFTKPLRYLPFQKLRRLMGINTMEEFKKLKLN